One Conger conger chromosome 7, fConCon1.1, whole genome shotgun sequence genomic window, aattgtaaaaaaattttttacttcattttttgtttcatatacagtactgtgctgaattcttaggcaccctagacttttttatatatatatgtttcttttttgctgTGTTTTAGTATAAAAGAGCCCTTTTGAGATTTCAaagtattcattttccaaaagatttaattttacagagacatttttgtatttaatgtaaaaaagtaacatattactgtaagcaattgactactttttacataaaaacttgatcaaggctgtctgagaagaactgtggcaagttctccaacaacTTACCTGCTGATTGTctcatagaactgcaggacaatgTTGGTTATTTCAGAGAAGTGGTGCAGTTTTAACAGTGGTCACAAAAAGTATTGATTTGACtgagtttttaactattctgccaaattactattacaattgtctcctgcttagtctaattacctacatgtcgctctggataagagtgtctgccaaatgccaataatgtaatgtaatttaatgtatagtatgtttatgttattcaatttttcatttaattatttttgaaagaatcttatctgtacagaatgtttgacaggtgcctaagactgttgcacagtactgtatattttttgtctttttttaaaagtggaAACTAAAGCCTGCATGAAAccaattttttttaacttttagtTTAATCTACAAAAATGCATGTTAGGTTCAAGCTTTGGTAATATCATTAGCTGACCATGTGGAAGGGTGTAATGTGCCAGGCAGCCAGTCATACACCTGTATTGAAATGGGTGTTAGTGACCTAGCAACTCTAGTGCTTGGAATAGATGCAGGCTTGTGGACAAGTGCACCACAAGAGTGCATATGTTTGGCTGCTGTATTTTGCATCGGTGTACAGTATGGCGGTATACCGTAAAATTCAAATATGAAATAGTACcatcatgaatgtaatgtaatactgtaatagTAAATCACGTGACAAAAGCTATTTTTACaccaggatttttttttcaacaatgacCCTAATTAAATATCTAAATAACCCATATTAAATAACATAATACTGGACCTAGGATGTCTGCTAGAAGCTACCAGTAGCTTCTAACAGACATCTTCCCGACCCTAGTCGGGAACAGCAGGGAAATGTCGGCACTAATTTGGCGAACTTGGTAAAATTCTGCAGCATTAAGTCGAAACCAGACCGCGGGGATCCAATCAAGCAGCAGTAGGATATTTATTTGGCACAATATATGTATGTTCATCCGTGTGGGCTCACTTTAGACTTTGGGAAAATAGGTAGGGCCGTAAATAAGCTGATCGAGTCGTAAACtttgtgtgatttatttttttaagcttgAAACCTAATACTGTCACATCCCTAGTGTACAGTAAGTGCTGGTGTCTTAAGAGGCAATTTCACTTCGGGGAAATAAGAAGGGAGATTGTGCAAAGAATACATCTCAAAAAGTCAAATTAAagtgattatatattttttcaatgtgGTGTGCTTAGAAAGGAATATATGGTTCATCTTGGTGTGTGAACAGATCAGAGATTAAGATAAATAGAAGCTGGTGCATTTCCTGCATTCTATTTACTGGAAAATGggtttttagaaaatattaaattttgCTAAACATTATATGTTTCTgtggtttgttttaaaatgtgtttaaaactgGTTTGAATATGATACATATTGTTaacaaatgtaatgtcatgacaCAAGTTCATGTcttaatttcccttttttttctgtAGCGCTCTGAGGAGAATCAAGAAAGAATATGGACAATGTATCCACGGTGACATCTGTGAAACTGACCGGCTTTTATGAAATGGAAGACCTGAAATACCTATACTTTATCATTTTTCTTCTTGCGTACATTACCACTGTTGCCGAAAATATAATTCTTATTGTGGTAATTTATGTTGAGAGAGCTCTACATGAACCAATGTATATTTTTCTGTGTAATTTGGCATTTAATGAATTGTATGGCAGCACAGCTTTACTACCCCCCATTCTGAGTAATTTAATGTCAAACACTCATGAAGTATCTCTGTCCAGCTGTCAAGCACAGATATATTgcttacacacatatgcaataaCTGAATTCACTATTTTAGCAGTGATGGGTTATGACAGGTATGTTGCTATTTGTCACCCCCTCCAGTATCACAGCATCATGTCTGCTTCAAAAgtgtgcatgtttatttcaTTCTCTTGGCTTTATCCACTTATCGCTTTTGGTGTGTTTTATTCAATAGCACTGCAACTCATTTTTTGTGGAAGCAATATAGAGAAGATATACTGCACAAACTATTCACTGATTAAGTTGTCATGTATGGATACAACCATTGTTAGCATTGTTGGGTTAGTTTCCCTGGTTGCTTACAGTTTTCCTCAGCTTGCAATTATAATTTACTCCTATATACATATTCTTAAGATCTGCATATCCTCCTCCAAAGGAACACAAATGAAAGCACTGAAAACATGTATTCCCCATTTACTAGCTTTGATTAACTACTCagttggatgtttttttgaaatATGCCAAAGCAGGTTCACATTTAATCTACATTATGGACCTCGTCTTTTCTTGTCCCTGTACTTTTTGATTTTCCCCCCTTTACTAAATCCTGCCATATATGGAATGAGCATTCAAGCTATAAGAGTTAGGATTTTTAGACTGTTCAAAGTCAAGATGACAATAATTTTAGACACATAATGTGAGGATGAAGTCATTCTAAAAACCATAATGCTTCTTTTTCAGCTTCATtttgaattatatttattttatttattagactttttagacttctgctgctgtagcctatccgcttagagttatgatgcattgtgtgttcagagattatcttctgcataccactgttgtattgtgtggttatttgcattactgtcaccttcctgtcagctttgaccagtctggccattctcctctgacctctctcattaacaatgtgtttctgtctgcagaactgctgctcactgctcacaaccattctttgcaaactctagagactgctgtgtgtgaaaatcccaggagatcagcagtttctgagatactcagatcACCCTgtatgccaccaacaatcattccacacatttccccattctgctggttgatgtgaacattaactgaagctgacccgtatctacacgattgcatgcagtgcatgctgccacacaattggctgattaagtaggtgtaataaagtaaaatgttcctaataaagtgctcagtgagtgtatatgctgtaTATGTAATAGAATCCGTGGCTTTGATAGTATCTCCCACCTTTGTTACAAGGATGACACACAGCTGTATTTGTCTGTTAGGCCAAATTACTTAagtaaaattacattacattacatgccaaagcgacttatagttaATGAGAGTACACAGGGGACACGCCtacctggagaaatgtggggttaagcgccttgctcaagggcccaatcgtggctacaccaggcattgaaccgccaaccttgcgtgtccgagtcatgtaccttaaccaccaacTTAATTCTGATAAAACGGAAGTCCTTATCATTGGCCCTGACCATATTGCTAAAATAATCCACTACTGTGAATTAGTGGCATCCCATATCAAGACTGCCTGTAAAAAGATGGgtgttattttttataacatattatgttatgttagatCATATTATGTTAGATCAACATGTCAATAAATTAGTTCAGTCCTGTTTCttcccactgaaaaacattgccatttattttcattaagaTTTAGCCACAAGAATTCAGCTCCTACCCGAGACCTGGTGCAGGTCTCACATCACACAAtactttaaattacaaataaggCTTTCCATTGTTTATCCCTCACatatataatttcattattGACCCCTTATAGCCCAGTGAGGCTTCTTAGGTCCTCTGCTCAAAGACTTTTAGCTGCTCCTTTTTCAAGGCTAGAAAAAAGAGGTGCCCCCACCCTCTGGAACTACCTCCCATGTTGAATGTTTTAAACGACTTTTAAAGACATATTTTATAGGTCAGCTTgttagaattatttttattttccttcttgctgttattattgtcattttctgtgtatgttttttcattatatgaagGCTTTTTTCTTAAATCCCATGGTTGTAAACACAATTAGTTCTTTTATACATGCTATTCATtatgcgtgtatgtttgtgtgtgttttctcatGATGTGAAAACTTTGTAAATTCTATgttttgaaaagtgctatataaataaaatgttgtgtgtgtacttttgtgttgtgctgaaaacagtctgtctctcactgttcTATGTAAGATTGGGACAGAAGCTTTCTGATCCCATAGATAtgttgtgtgtactgtgtgactTTTGTGCAGAAAGATTGGTGGATAGACTATTTCGGTTTTGTTATTGGTAAATGTGCGATTTGTAGGCTATGTTTATAATGCACTCACAAAAACCAAaccacccacacatatacacttgatgacattttattgttttttggagaaatacacacacacacacacacaaacacactcccacacaccctCCTTTCAATCATCGCACGCTCCAATTTTTCCTTCAGGTATTTCTTCGCAATGGAGAAAGGAGGAATAAATATAACGAGAATATTCCTTCAGGGAGATTCCAGCTAAATTTGGGCTTATACGATATGAACCTGTTCTGGGCTCAGGTTGTTTAATGATGCTATTTTGAAGAAAAGTCCCATGAACATATTGTCCCCCATGTCACTTCTCCTcagaatatatttaaaaggccaacatgtaaatatttttcattatgtACTCAAACAGTCTCAACAGGACAAGGTAATATCCTTATTTCTActttatgtatatgtatgtagtGTATCTGTAGACTATacaattaaatttaattaatacattaaacAGCTGATACTCCAATAGTTGTCATGTTGGTTTTAATAAGAATATATGCCCATTAATTATACTTTTTAGTGTTGCTCCTTGGCCTATTCACAGTGAAATTGCAAGTCTTTTGACGTTGTTGTTTCAATATGGGAAAGTCAAGTTAACACGTCATTTGTTGCTGGTATGTAATTTTCTCAATTTTATGTATTCAGTTTTCTGAATGTCAATATTATTAGATCAGTCTGAACAACAATGATGaccaaacaaagcaaaagacaaaaaacaaaacaatcattgctgatatattataatatatgatATGTTTTTGCTAATGCATTTTTAGTCACTCCACTGATAAGTGATGAGTTAATCAAACtgtaaaaattattttcttgtgtTTCTTTGGATTTTAGccataatttcatttcatgtcaCAGGgtgtgacattggctcaggtactaagaacagtcgtctggcagtcggagggttgccggtagGATGTGTTGAAGTGCCCCTgatcaagacacctaacccccaaatgctcctgatgagctggttgtgccttgcatggcagccaatcgccattggtgtgtgagtgtgagtgtatgtgtgaatgggtgaatgaggagcattcattggacagcactttggatgaagtcgctatataaataccaacaaTTTTCTTGTCGATTTAATGGGTACTTCCTTCTTAATAACCAGATGGACAGTGCCAGTAATATACAAATTGCTATAAacaattcacatttttatttcattgatatCTTTATCTGTTAACATGGATTTAATGATGGGGATACACTGAGGATTTCTCTGACACACATTTTCTATGATAAAAAACTTTTGTGCTGGGATACTGTCCTCCaaaatttgtatattttcattaCAGCAGTATTAAGATTAGGATGACTGCATATTAGTGTAATCTGTTCAAATATTGGTTTAAAAAGAGGCATTCAACATCATTCCTAGGCGACCCCTGTGTatgccgttttttttttcattccaaccacaattgcattCCCAGAATCAAATGGCTGCTCAGATGTTTCttaattagtcaggtgtgttcagttgcATCGTGCTTTTAGTATCTAGTCTTAATTCTAGGTTTTGAAGTCTATTATTGATGTCAACAGGAACACTAacattgtgccaatgaaagtcaaggaagccattatgaggcagagaaataagatTAATATTTTGGCAAACATTCTGGAGCTCTCTGTATGGCACAGATCAACGGGGTAGATGAGAGgctggggaataaatgtgattacAATCACGATGCACTCATtcaactttttcctttttctaaaTACAGAGCATGGACCACAGTTTTAATCAGACGATGGAGAACTCATCCCATGTCACGTTCTTCATCCTTGCTGCATATGAGGAAATTGGACACATAAAGTACCTTTATTTCAGCATTATAATGGTATTATACATTTCAATCATTACTGCAAACTCATTGCTTATCATAGTGATCCTTGTTGACAGGAAGCTGCATGAaccaatgtatttttttgtgtgcaatcTGTCTGTTAATGAATTGTATGGAAGCACTGCCTTAATCCCTCTGCTGCTGGTGTTTATCCTATCAGATGTCCATGAAATTCAAAGGGAGTATTGTATTGTACAAATTTTCTGCCTGTATACATATGGTTCAATAGAATTTTGCAGCTTAGCTGTAATGGCTTATGACAGATATGTGTCCATTTGTTATTCTTTGGAGTATCACAGAATAATCACTATGGCCAAAGTGTGCTTGTATATCTTCTGTGTCTGGATTGTTTCAATCTTCAAATTCATTATTACTCTCTCCTTAAGTGCGAGGTTACAGTTATGTGGCAATGTTATGAACAAGGTATACTGTGATAACTATTTGTTAGTCAAACTTGCCTGTTCAGACACTACTCTTAATAATATTTATGGGCTGGTAAGCATGTTCGTGTCTGTAGCCTTACCATTTGTTCTCATTTTGTATTCATATGCAAAGATTCTGAAAATTTGCTTGACGAGCTCCAGAGTCAGGGCTAAAGCACTAAACACATGCACtccacatttattttcactggCCAATTTTTCATTTGGCTGCTTTTTTGAAATACTGAGCTCCAGATTTGACATGGTAAACATCCCATCACCGGCCCGTCAAATATTATCtgtctatttttttctgttaccCCCTTTCCTCAATCCAATTATTTATGGAGTAAAGACAGAAAAAGTGAGGGAGGCTTTTAAAAGAACAGCTATTGAGCCCCTCATAGCCTTGGTTAATGGAAAATAAGCAGAAATTGCATCTTAGgtgcattatgtttatttaagaATGTAagcagcaataaataaataaatgtgactcCAAACCTTTCAAAAGGAACTATGGATGCCAAATAAACAGAACTGTTATAACGTTGTTTCCATATACACTGTGGTATATTTATGTCATGTAATTTGTCAGTGCAGCCATGTAAGTAGTGGTACTGCACAACTGAACGTCAGTCTTGTGAAATGGTTATGTGTCATTACTTGATTTTTGTCCCATGTCTGTGCCAGTCTTACTTCTGCATAATATGTCCTTTTCCTTATGAATTTACTGTCTTGCATGTTTGTACTGATgttttgtatatactgtacatacagtggcttcagaaagtattcagacaacttcactttttgcacactttattgtgttgtagatttcatttgaaatggttaATGGTCTACACTCAGTAACGgacaatgacaaagtgaaaacatgttttagaattttttgcaaatgtattaaaaatctaaaactgaaatgggGTTTGGGATTTTAGTCCGGGgttatggggtttaagtctgggctttggctgggccacacAATTAGAGTCAGAGACTTGTCACAAAACCACTCCGGCATTGTCCTTCTGTATGGAAATGGCAAATTGCAGCTGTTCATTACAATTACC contains:
- the LOC133133344 gene encoding olfactory receptor 4B13-like, encoding MDNVSTVTSVKLTGFYEMEDLKYLYFIIFLLAYITTVAENIILIVVIYVERALHEPMYIFLCNLAFNELYGSTALLPPILSNLMSNTHEVSLSSCQAQIYCLHTYAITEFTILAVMGYDRYVAICHPLQYHSIMSASKVCMFISFSWLYPLIAFGVFYSIALQLIFCGSNIEKIYCTNYSLIKLSCMDTTIVSIVGLVSLVAYSFPQLAIIIYSYIHILKICISSSKGTQMKALKTCIPHLLALINYSVGCFFEICQSRFTFNLHYGPRLFLSLYFLIFPPLLNPAIYGMSIQAIRVRIFRLFKVKMTIILDT
- the LOC133133345 gene encoding olfactory receptor 2F1-like, translated to MENSSHVTFFILAAYEEIGHIKYLYFSIIMVLYISIITANSLLIIVILVDRKLHEPMYFFVCNLSVNELYGSTALIPLLLVFILSDVHEIQREYCIVQIFCLYTYGSIEFCSLAVMAYDRYVSICYSLEYHRIITMAKVCLYIFCVWIVSIFKFIITLSLSARLQLCGNVMNKVYCDNYLLVKLACSDTTLNNIYGLVSMFVSVALPFVLILYSYAKILKICLTSSRVRAKALNTCTPHLFSLANFSFGCFFEILSSRFDMVNIPSPARQILSVYFFLLPPFLNPIIYGVKTEKVREAFKRTAIEPLIALVNGK